The Jiangella alba genome includes the window CCGACGGCTCGCCCTTGGCGATCACCACCCCGATGGCCCGGCCGGACGCGTCGGTGGTGTAGCCGATGCCGGCCGACACGAGATCGGTCAGCGGCCGGCCCAGGCTTTCCTCGGTCCCGCGGAACGGGGCCGGCTCGAACCGGACGTTGTCGACGTAGGCGTCGACGGTGGCGGTGCTGCCGCTGTTCATCACCACCTGGGCCTGCGTGGCGCCCTCGGGCACCGTCGTCACCCAGGTCTGCGGGGACCACGCCTCGAGCACGGAATCCCAGCGGTAGGTGTCGATGCCGACCCGCTCGCCCGCGTCGTCCAGGTAGTACACGGTGGAGTTCATCGTCCCGGACGTGACGTAGAGGTCGAGCCGGATGCGGTACTCCTCGCCGGCGACAGCCGGCACCGCGGCGGACGCGACGGCGCCGCCGAGCCGCGTGTCCGAGTCGACGAAGTGCAGGCTCTGGGCGCCGTCGGAGGCGCGGTCGCCGGTCACCTCGGCCGTCCCCGCGGGAGGCAGCCACAGCACCGACCAGCCCTCGATCTCACCGCCGGCACCCACCGGCGCCTCGAAGCTGGGATTGACCAGCGGGTTGCTCTCGGCCTCCGCCGACGCCGCGGGAACGGCGACGGCCGGAACGCCCGCCATCAGCCCGGCCGCCAGGACCGAGGCGCCTCGTCTTCTCCAGGTCATGGGTCACTCCTTCGATGGGTGTGTCGTCAGAGGCCGGCGCACTGGCCGGTACGGGGTCCGGCGACGGTGTTGGCGTCGCCGTCGTTCACCGGTGCGGGGTCGTTGCCGGAGCAGGCGAGCGGCCCGACGACGGTGTTGCCGCCGACGACGGGTGGCGCCGTGGTGGTGTTGCCGGTGAGGCTGACCGGTCCGGTGATGCGGTTGCCGGTGAGGGTGAGCGTCCCGGTGGTGCCGGTGAGATGGATCGGCCCGGTGATCCGGGAGTCGGTGACGACGACCGCGTCGGCGCCGGTGGCCGTGACGGGCCCGCTGACGGTGGCGCCGGTGATGCAGAGCGTGCCCTCGGTGACGGCGACCGGCCCGGCGTGGGCGCCGGTGATCTCCTGGTCGCAGGCGATCGGTTCGGGGACGTCGTACTTGAACAGGTGGACGCCGGTCGAGAACAGGACGTCGCCGTTGGCGTCGACGTTGGCGTAGTTGCCGGCGCCGTTGACCAGGCGGGTGTACTGCATCGTCTCGGCGTCGATGCGGAACAGCGAGCCGCGATTGGTGCCGTAGACGTTGCCGTCGGCGCCGGTCACCAGGTAGGCCCAGGCCCACACGGTGCCGCTGCCGTAGCGGTGGCCCAGCAGCTTCTCGGAGTAGACGATCCGTTCCTGCGCGGGGTCGTACTTGAAGACGGTGTCCTCGGAGACGCCCCAGATCAGCCCGTCCGGGCCGACGGTGAGGCCGGTGACGCCCTCGTCGCCGGCCACCGGGACGAAGTCGTGCACCTTCTGGCCGGTGTCGGGGTCGAACACGACGAAGTGCGCCTCGGTCTGGGTCGACGGCGGAGCGCCCAGCCCGCCGTCGAGCGTGGTGCCGACGTAGAGCAGCCCGTCGTGGTACAGCACCGAGATCACCGACTGCTCCGCCACGATCTGCGTGGTGAAGACGGTCTTCTCCCGGGTCGCGAAGTCGTACATCGTGACGGCGCCCTGATGGGTGCCGTAGTAGGGGACGGTGCCCATGAAGACGCGGTCGTTCTGCTCGTCGTAGTCCATGGCGAACGGCCGGTCCTGGTCCTCGGCCTTGAGGTCGAACAGCTGGCGCGGCGCCGCACCCGAGGCCGGGTCGTACTCCATCAGCTTCCCGTTGCCGTACGCGCCGAGCAGCATCTTCCCGTCGCGCACGGCCGCCGACTCGTACTGCCCGGACTGCAGCGTCGTGCCGATCTCACCGGTGACCGAGTCGAACGGCGTGAGCCCGATCATGTAGCCGGAGGCGTACATCGAGTCCGGCCCGGTGAGGATCTTCTGCACGGTCACCGGGTTGGCGAAGTCGACGGTGTGCAGCTCCGAGCGGCCGGTCGCCGGGTTCATCAGGACGCTGCCGCCCTGGGTGGCGGCGAGCATGCTGTAGCCGGGCCACTCGGGGTCGTCGAGCTGGATCCAGCGGCTGTCGTTGAGGTAGGCGTTCGTCGCGATGCCCAGGTTGCGCGTGGTCGCGGTGGCGGAGTCGTACTCCCAGAAGGTGGTGCCGAACCCGAAGACGAACTTGCCGGGCGCGTCGGGCCGGGCGGAAACGTGGTAGCCGAACGCCTCCCTGGGCGTGCCGGTCCAGTACTCCACCGTGTCGTCGGGCCGCAGGACGAGCAGCTGGCTCGACACGGTGCGGGCGAAAAGCCGGTCGCCGGTGAAGGTGAAGGTGTTGATGAACGTCTCGTCCATCAGGCCGGGCGCGTTCTCCTCGGTGATGAGGGTGGTCTTCGTCCCGTCGGGCCCGATCTTGTAGACCTGCGCCCGGGTGCCGCCGACGCCGACGTAGAGGGTGTCGCGGCCGAAGTCGTAGGCCAGCGCCCGCACATAGGCCTGGGTCGGGTCAACGGCGCCCAGGTTCGTGAACGATCCGTCGGCGGGGTCGTACTCGAACAGGTAGCCCTTCGGGTACGTGCCGATGAACATCGTGCCGTCGGGGCCGGCGGTCATCGTGATGGGGTAGCCGTCGCCGGGCTTGTCGGCGTTGATGAAGCCGAGATCGGTCAGCTGCCGGGTGGCGGGGTCGTACTCCCACAGCTTGTAGTCGTGGTTGGTGCCGACGTAGACCTTGCCGTCGGTGGACTTGCGGATCTCGAAGTTCCCCTCGGCGCCGGGCAGCGGCAGCGCGCGGATGACCTCGCCGGTGTTGGCGTCCGCGACGACGAGCGTGCACGGGTTGTCGGTGTCGGCGTGGCCGCGGTAGGCGCCGTAGGTGACGGCCCGGCCGTCCTCCTCGCCGAGCACCGAGTTGGTGGTGATCTTGCTGGTCACCGGCGTGCCCAGATAGCTGATCGCCGGGTCCTGGGCCAGCACGTCCTCCGGCGTCGGGCTGGACGGCAGTGGCGGCGGCGTCGCCGCGGCGGCCGGTGGGCCGGCAAGGGCCGCGCCGGTCAGCGCGAGTCCCACGGCGGTGACCAGGGAGAGCATTCGGTGCATCGCTACCTCGCTTGTCGTCGGGTCGAGCGGTGCGGGGTCAAAGGCCGGCGCACTGGCCGGAGCGGGGTCCGGTGACGGTGTTGGCGTCGCCGCCGCTCGCGGGTTCGGGGTCGTTGCCGGAGCAGGCGAGCGGGCCGGTGATGGTGTTGCCGCCGACGGTGGGTGGCGTCTCGGTGGTGTTGCCGGTGAGTGAGACGGGTCCGGTGATGCGGTTGCCGGTGAGGGTGAGCGTGCCGGTGGTGCCGGTGACGTGGATCGGCCCGGTGATCGTGGAGCCGGTGATGGTGACGCTGCCGGCGCCGGTGGCGGTGATCGGGCCGCTGACGGTGGCGCCGGTGACGCAGAGGGTGCCGTCCGTGACGGCGACCGGTCCGGTGTGGGCGCCGGTGATCTCCTGGTCGCACCGGGGCGCGTCGGGGACGTCGTACTTGTACACGTCGACGCCGTAGGAGAAGAGGAGGTCGCCGTCGGCGTCGACGTTGGCGTAGTTGCCGACGCCGTTGACCAGCAGCGTGTACTCCATCGTCGCCGGGTCGATCTTGAAGACCGAGAACCGGTTGGTGCCGTAGACGTTGCCGTCGGCGCCGGTGTGCAGGTAGGCGTACGCCCACACGGTGCTGGTGCCGTACCGGTTGCGCAGCAGCTTCTCGGAGTAGACGATCTGCTCGGTCGCGGGGTCGTACTTGAAGACGGTGTCCTCCGACACGCCCCAGATCAGGCCGTCCGGGCCGACGGTCAGGCCCGTGACGCCCTCGTCGCCGGCCACCGGGACGAAGTCGTGCACCTTCTGGCCGGTGTCGGGGTCGAAGACGACGAAGTGGCCGTCGGTCTGGCCGGACGGCGGCGCCCCGAGGCTGCCGTCGACGGTCGTGCCGGCGTAGACGAGCCCGTCGTGGTAGAGGACGGAGATGACCGACTGGTCGGTGACCACCTCGGTCGTGTAGACGGTCTTCGTCTTGGTGGCGAAGTCGTACTGGGTGAGCGCGCCCTGGTTGGACCCGTAGTAGGCGACGGTGCCGACGAACAGCCGGTCGTTCTGCTCGTCGTAGTCCATGCCGAACGGGCGGTCCTGCTTCTCGGCCTTGAGGTCGAACAGCAGCCGTGGCGCGGCGTCGGCGGCCGGGTCGTACTCGGACACCCGGCCGTTGCCGTACGAGCCGAGGAGCATGGTGTCGCCCCGGACCGCCGACGACTCGTACTGGCCCGACTGCAGCGTCGGGCCGGCCTCGCCGGTCACCGAGTCGAACGGCGCGAGCCCGACCATGTAGCCCGAGGCGTACATCGAGCCCGGCCCGGCGAACAGCTTCTGGATGGTGACGGGGTTGGCGAAGTCGACGGTGCGCGGCTCGGACCGGCCGGTCGCCGGGTTCGTCAGCACCGAGCCGTCCTGGGTGGCGGCGAGCAGGCTGTAGCCGGGCCACTCGGGATCGTCCAGCTGCACCCAGCGGCTGTCGTTGAGGTACCCGTTCGTCGCGATGCCCAGGTTGCGGGTGGTCGCGGTGGCCGAGTCGTACTCCCAGAACGACGTGCCGAACGTGAAGACGTACTTTCCGGGGGCGTCCGGGCGGGCCGTGACGTGGTACCCGTGCGCCTCGTTGCCCTGGCCCTTCCAGTACTCCACCGTGTCGTCGGCCCGGATGACCAGCAGCTGGTTGGCGACCCGGGCGAAGAGGCGGTCGTCGACGAAGGTGAACGTGCTGACGAACGACTCGTCCATGGCGCCGGGCGTGGCCTCGTCGCTGAGCAGTTCCGTCGTGGTGCCGTCGGGGGCCACCTTGAAGATCTGCGCGCGGGTGCCGCCGGTGCCGACGTAGAGGGTCTCGCGCTCGAAGTCGTAGGCCAGGCCCTTGATGTAGGCCTGGGTCGGGTCGACCGCGCCGAGGTTGGTGATGGAGTCGTCGGCCGGGTCGTACCGGTACAGGTAGCCCTTGGGGTACGTGCCGACGTACATGGTGCCGTCCGGCCCGGCGGTCATGGTGAAGGCGTGGCCGTCCTTGGGGGACTGCGGGTTGAGCGGCCCGAGGTCGCGCAGCTCCCGGGTGACGGGGGAGTACGA containing:
- a CDS encoding lactonase family protein; translation: MHRMLSLVTAVGLALTGAALAGPPAAAATPPPLPSSPTPEDVLAQDPAISYLGTPVTSKITTNSVLGEEDGRAVTYGAYRGHADTDNPCTLVVADANTGEVIRALPLPGAEGNFEIRKSTDGKVYVGTNHDYKLWEYDPATRQLTDLGFINADKPGDGYPITMTAGPDGTMFIGTYPKGYLFEYDPADGSFTNLGAVDPTQAYVRALAYDFGRDTLYVGVGGTRAQVYKIGPDGTKTTLITEENAPGLMDETFINTFTFTGDRLFARTVSSQLLVLRPDDTVEYWTGTPREAFGYHVSARPDAPGKFVFGFGTTFWEYDSATATTRNLGIATNAYLNDSRWIQLDDPEWPGYSMLAATQGGSVLMNPATGRSELHTVDFANPVTVQKILTGPDSMYASGYMIGLTPFDSVTGEIGTTLQSGQYESAAVRDGKMLLGAYGNGKLMEYDPASGAAPRQLFDLKAEDQDRPFAMDYDEQNDRVFMGTVPYYGTHQGAVTMYDFATREKTVFTTQIVAEQSVISVLYHDGLLYVGTTLDGGLGAPPSTQTEAHFVVFDPDTGQKVHDFVPVAGDEGVTGLTVGPDGLIWGVSEDTVFKYDPAQERIVYSEKLLGHRYGSGTVWAWAYLVTGADGNVYGTNRGSLFRIDAETMQYTRLVNGAGNYANVDANGDVLFSTGVHLFKYDVPEPIACDQEITGAHAGPVAVTEGTLCITGATVSGPVTATGADAVVVTDSRITGPIHLTGTTGTLTLTGNRITGPVSLTGNTTTAPPVVGGNTVVGPLACSGNDPAPVNDGDANTVAGPRTGQCAGL